A single region of the Leishmania panamensis strain MHOM/PA/94/PSC-1 chromosome 23 sequence genome encodes:
- a CDS encoding hypothetical protein (TriTrypDB/GeneDB-style sysID: LpmP.23.1820), translated as MSSASLAFEPPTVVAVFASHAVLCWEQPRTPHAKSFVRHIAWEYQIEYNCSCRARQQPYRTTGSDTFVLLATPHVGETYYVRVVAKSSLAGSTTGLSSAKVAFTASCNVGIPWRCASRPPVCVFDALYLAANVAAGGISALRDARSSTIDHAAELDGEHLCYTLEGDVAVHSYRIVYSDTSALPIGQARTVYYMVATARLHAGRRTCAMELLSMIQHEGASLVFCGVGDSGRLALRAALSFLSFLTTACPALCTSVFCITYGTSRLLLKEGPRLLAHTLPLSGQLLHFTQLPLIDDALPIWDMAALSQRGSGVASDTPPLGYANGFYRNMLLGVQCRVMDGTGLHFSLSSPDQLLTVAEEAEVFDAAGQLRALLGLFFPSSPRWLSPSVASVRCRTEGPLLHVVVEGTNLHYCPRVTLAPSYQRGTALFPRVTASTPLQLECTACLLPWAQQCVADDDLCDAIASGVSAFLLVQTSMGTAFSPGLATVALPEDLLELFRAAQQDSAPWSGEAAPGLVECALQLQPLYALASPDVTISPTAMSNVLHNPLFELLCTLASAAEVVLSPKYADSTAKPGSGMLGLIHSVSARLSSRKADTRADAVPALHVPGIEATLLKNALKEWKGVGFTGIEAWTSRCASWRQRLFYGLPLLRETAYRNTLMRMLHTFDGGAEVGDDAPLACIEAYLYAYTKYHIRAAQPSPVHMDKSLCSELSLSSFYGAVAPIFKTEDSSASGSPLPYLRESMLLWALCHCFELRREVARTTFCCNVGCAGCGVSTLSTSISSLLHREEARRYSRCGTFFRTVQCRVASSRLPAIHLAAQTGVRCCVFLAGEVTDLTRPQYTSMGVRIQEHLTYAGQHLFRVATKADEHLQGSSNLREELASDASVAALMSRMGAEWVGGCGSEVQRLVVALAPSTSRLVELIACSPVEAEQYAQRLRSYSEALLLDCLRFGILRGDANCTKVA; from the coding sequence aTGTCATCCGCCTCCCTGGCCTTTGAGCCGCCAACTGTGGTGGCAGTCTTCGCGTCGCACGCGGTGTTGTGCTGGGAGCAGCCGCGCACACCACACGCCAAGTCCTTCGTGAGACACATTGCGTGGGAGTACCAGATCGAGTACAACTGCTCCTGCAGAGCACGACAGCAGCCGTACCGCACCACGGGCAGTGACACGTTTGTTCTTTTGGCTACCCCACACGTGGGCGAGACGTACTATGTCCGAGTGGTGGCCAAGTCCAGTCTTGCAGGATCCACTACTGGGCTTTCCTCCGCCAAGGTCGCCTTCACAGCGTCCTGCAACGTGGGAATACCCTGGCGCTGCGCTTCCCGGCCGCCGGTGTGCGTCTTCGATGCGCTTTACCTCGCTGCAAACGTGGCAGCCGGTGGCATCTCGGCGCTGAGAGACGCCCGCAGCTCCACGATAGACCACGCGGCAGAGCTCGACGGGGAGCATCTCTGCTACACCCTCGAGGGCGATGTTGCTGTGCATTCCTATCGCATCGTTTACAGTGACACCTCTGCACTACCGATCGGGCAGGCAAGGACGGTATACTACATGGTGGCCACAGCGCGGCTGCACGCAGggaggcgcacctgcgcaaTGGAGTTGCTGAGCATGATACAGCACGAGGGGGCGTCACTCGTGTTCTGCGGGGTGGGGGACAGCGGGCGTCTCGCTCTACGCGCCGCGCTTTCATTCTTGTCGTTCCTCACGACAGCGTGCCCTGCTCTCTGCACGTCAGTCTTTTGCATCACCTACGGAACGTCCCGCTTGTTGTTAAAGGAAGGACCACGTCTGCTGGCACACACTCTCCCGTTAAGTGGGCAACTCCTGCACTTCACCCAGCTGCCACTGATCGATGACGCCCTTCCCATATGGGACATGGCGGCCCTGTCGCAACGGGGCTCTGGCGTTGCTTCCGACACACCACCGCTAGGCTACGCAAACGGGTTTTACCGCAACATGCTCTTGGGGGTGCAGTGCCGGGTGATGGACGGAACTGGCCTgcacttttctctctcatcgCCGGACCAGCTACTTACCGTggcggaagaggcggaggtaTTTGACGCGGCGGGGCAGCTACGCGCGTTGTTAGGGCTCTTCTTTCCATCGTCGCCGCGGTGGCTATCGCCGTCTGTTGCCTCCGTCAGGTGCCGCACCGAaggaccgctgctgcacgtggtCGTGGAGGGGACTAACTTGCACTACTGCCCTCGGGTGACGCTGGCACCGTCGTATCAGCGCGGCACTGCGCTCTTCCCGCGCGTCACAGCGAGCACACCGCTCCAGCTCGAGTGCACCGCCTGTCTCTTGCCTTGGGCTCAGCAGTGCGTAGCTGATGATGACTTGTGTGACGCGATTGCATCGGGCGTATCGGCGTTCCTTCTTGTGCAAACGTCCATGGGCACGGCCTTTTCGCCAGGGCTGGCGACAGTGGCACTCCCAGAGGACCTGCTCGAACTGTTtcgcgcggcgcagcaagACTCCGCACCGTGGAGTGGCGAGGCAGCACCGGGGCTTGTTGAGTGCGccttgcagctgcagccgctttACGCCTTGGCGAGCCCCGACGTCACCATCTCTCCGACAGCCATGAGCAACGTACTGCATAATCCACTTTTCGAGCTCCTCTGCACtctcgcctctgccgctgaggTCGTCCTCTCACCTAAATATGCCGATTCAACAGCCAAGCCTGGTAGCGGCATGCTGGGCCTCATTCACAGTGTTTCGGCTAGGCTGTCCTCTAGGAAGGCGGACACGCGGGCGGACGCGGTACCAGCACTTCATGTGCCCGGTATCGAGGCGACTTTACTGAAGAACGCGCTGAAAGAGTGGAAGGGTGTCGGTTTCACCGGCATCGAGGCGTGGACATCGCGATGCGCCTcgtggaggcagcggctcTTTTACgggctgccgctcttgcgTGAGACCGCATACCGCAACACACTTATGCGAATGCTCCATACATtcgacggtggcgcagaaGTTGGCGATGATGCCCCGCTCGCCTGCATTGAGGCGTACTTGTACGCCTACACGAAGTACCACATTAGAGCCGCGCAGCCTTCTCCAGTGCACATGGATAAGTCGCTGTGCAGCGAACTCTCTCTTAGCAGCTTCTATGGAGCGGTCGCTCCGATCTTCAAGACCGAGGACAGCTCGGCTTCCGGTTCACCACTGCCGTACCTGCGCGAGTCGATGTTACTGTGGGCACTCTGCCACTGCTTCGAGCTGCGGCGTGAGGTGGCGCGAACGACATTCTGCTGCAATGTGGGGTGTGCAGGGTGCGGTGTGTCGACGCTCTCCACGAGCATCTCATCACTGCTGCATCGCGAGGAGGCACGGCGCTATTCGCGCTGTGGGACGTTCTTCCGCACCGTCCAGTGCCGCGTCGCATCAAGTCGCCTACCGGCTATTCACTTAGCTGCACAGACGGGTGTGCGGTGTTGCGTCTTCCTGGCGGGGGAGGTGACAGACCTGACGAGGCCTCAGTACACCTCAATGGGCGTTCGCATCCAAGAGCACTTGACCTATGCCGGGCAGCATCTCTTCCGAGTGGCCACAAAGGCAGACGAGCACCTCCAAGGTTCCTCGAacctgcgcgaggagctTGCGAGCGATGCATCGGTAGCTGCCTTGATGTCACGGATGGGTGCtgagtgggtgggcgggTGTGGCTcagaggtgcagcgactGGTGGTCGCACTTGCCCCATCGACCTCTCGCCTTGTGGAGCTCATTGCCTGCAGCCCTGTCGAGGCGGAGCAGTACGCGCAGAGACTGCGCTCCTACTCGGAGGCACTTCTCTTAGACTGTCTCCGCTTCGGCATTCTTCGAGGGGACGCCAACTGCACGAAGGTGGCTTAG